A stretch of Corallococcus silvisoli DNA encodes these proteins:
- a CDS encoding NADP-dependent oxidoreductase, giving the protein MRAFVLNRYGGPGAAELRDVAPPEPGPGEVRIDVKAAGLNPVDFKTREGMLRVIHPYVLPIVLGCELSGVVASVGEGVTRFRPGDAVFTRVSKERLGAFAETACVHQDLVARKPASLDFVHAAAIPLAALTALQALRDELAIKPGMRVFIPGGAGGVGTFALQIAKHLGATVATTASPRGRALVEHLGADVIVDYTTQAFTSVLRDYDAAFDLIGGDTLTGALSVVRRGGKVVSIAGLPEPKTATQDLGRGAGLATLFWFASAGIRFRAWRAGVNYRYLFMRPDGKQLEELAALVDAKKLEVVVDRVFAFDQIADAFAYLEGGRAKGKVVVTLG; this is encoded by the coding sequence ATGCGCGCCTTCGTTCTGAACCGATATGGCGGCCCAGGGGCCGCCGAGCTTCGCGACGTGGCTCCTCCCGAACCCGGACCCGGTGAGGTCCGGATCGACGTGAAGGCAGCGGGCCTGAACCCCGTCGACTTCAAGACGCGCGAAGGCATGCTGCGTGTCATCCATCCGTACGTACTCCCCATCGTCCTCGGCTGCGAACTCTCGGGAGTGGTCGCATCCGTCGGGGAGGGGGTGACGCGGTTTCGCCCCGGGGACGCGGTCTTCACCCGCGTGTCGAAGGAGCGCCTCGGTGCCTTCGCCGAGACAGCGTGCGTGCATCAGGATCTCGTCGCGCGGAAGCCGGCGTCGCTCGACTTCGTTCACGCCGCGGCGATACCGCTGGCGGCGCTCACCGCGCTTCAAGCACTTCGCGACGAGCTGGCGATCAAGCCAGGGATGCGCGTCTTCATTCCGGGCGGCGCGGGCGGCGTCGGGACCTTCGCGCTCCAGATCGCGAAGCACCTCGGAGCGACGGTCGCGACGACGGCATCGCCCCGTGGCCGAGCGCTCGTCGAGCACCTCGGCGCGGATGTCATCGTCGACTACACGACCCAGGCGTTCACGAGCGTGCTGCGCGACTACGACGCGGCCTTCGACCTCATCGGGGGTGACACACTCACGGGCGCGTTGTCCGTCGTTCGCCGCGGCGGCAAGGTCGTCAGCATCGCCGGTCTCCCCGAGCCCAAGACCGCGACCCAGGATCTGGGCCGCGGCGCGGGCCTCGCGACGCTCTTCTGGTTCGCGAGCGCGGGGATTCGCTTCCGTGCCTGGCGCGCGGGCGTCAACTACCGCTACCTGTTCATGCGGCCTGATGGGAAGCAGCTCGAAGAGCTCGCCGCCCTCGTCGACGCGAAGAAGCTCGAGGTCGTCGTCGACCGGGTCTTTGCCTTCGACCAGATCGCCGACGCGTTCGCCTACCTCGAGGGAGGCCGCGCCAAGGGCAAGGTCGTGGTCACGCTCGGGTGA